CGCCGCTCGACCGCCGCCGCCGCGCGGTAGCGCTGCCTGGCGAGGGCGATCGCCATCGCCTGCAGCGGCAGGGTCAACACCAGTGTGTGGTTCCAGACCACCGGCGGCACCATCACGCAGCCGGCGAGGGCGACGGCCAGGAGCGGATCGCGGTCGGTGACCCGCGCGCGCGCCACGGCCGCGATCCCGGCGAGCAGCAGCAGGGAGAGGACCGAGGCGCCTTCGCGCAGCCCGGCCAACGCCAGGAAGCGGTGCAGCGACACCGTGCGTTCCAGCACCCAGGCGTCGGAGCCGTGACGCAGGAAGGCGCCGAACTCGGGATCGGCGAGCAGGGCGAGGGCGGCTGCCAGGGCGGCGACGACGACCGCCAGGTGGTGGCGGTGGCCGCCGGGTAGCGGTGGACGGGGAGGCGGGGGCCGATGAGGCCGATGGCAGAAGAGCGCGACCAGGGCTGCCGGCGCGAGCGGCTTGAGCAGGAGGCTCGCGCCCAGAAGCAGACCGCTGCCGACGGGCGAGCGTAGCCAGACGAGGAGCGCGACGAGAATGCAGCCGCCGACGGCGAAAGAGAGATTGCCGAACTCGATCCCCTGGCGCACGCCGGGTGCGAGCCCGACGTAGAGCGCTGCGGCGCCGAAGCGCCGCCAGGGTCTCCAGTCGAGCCGGCCGGTCGAATACCAGACCAGGATCGCCAGCCCGAGGATCGAGGCGCCGCGCAGCGGAATGTAGGGCGAGGGGAGTGGAAGCTGGCGCAGGACCGCGCCGATCCGCAAGAGAGACGGCGGATAGACGTAGTTGCCGTCGAGGTAGGGCGAAAGGCCCGCGGTCACTTCGAGGAAGGCCTTCTCCTGCGCCATCTCGTCGCCGAGCGGTGCGGTGCTGGTCACCGCTGGATAGAAGCGCAGCAGGATCGTAAGCGAGAGCGCTGCGATTGCCAGCGCGTGCTGCCACCAGGCGAGGGGCTGCCGGGCCGCAGGGATCACGGCCGGCCTCTAGCTGCGCTTGGGAATGGGCAGCGGGCGACCGTCCTGGCCGACGTGGACGAAGACCATCTCGGCCTCGGTGACCTTGACCTTCGGTCCGCCGGGCTGGCCGCGCTCCGCTTCGACCGTGACTTCCACCGTGACGGACGTGTTTCCGACGCGCTTGGTGCGGGTGAAGAAACTCACCAGATCACCGACGAATACGGGGGCGTGAAAGACCACCTCGCGCATCGAGACGGTCACGATCCGGCCGGGCACCGTGC
This window of the Thermoanaerobaculia bacterium genome carries:
- a CDS encoding acyl-CoA thioesterase — translated: MPLNEEWNAMPAIRVIMMPKDTNALGTIFGGVILSYIDQAGAVEAHRTVPGRIVTVSMREVVFHAPVFVGDLVSFFTRTKRVGNTSVTVEVTVEAERGQPGGPKVKVTEAEMVFVHVGQDGRPLPIPKRS
- a CDS encoding DUF2029 domain-containing protein; its protein translation is MIPAARQPLAWWQHALAIAALSLTILLRFYPAVTSTAPLGDEMAQEKAFLEVTAGLSPYLDGNYVYPPSLLRIGAVLRQLPLPSPYIPLRGASILGLAILVWYSTGRLDWRPWRRFGAAALYVGLAPGVRQGIEFGNLSFAVGGCILVALLVWLRSPVGSGLLLGASLLLKPLAPAALVALFCHRPHRPPPPRPPLPGGHRHHLAVVVAALAAALALLADPEFGAFLRHGSDAWVLERTVSLHRFLALAGLREGASVLSLLLLAGIAAVARARVTDRDPLLAVALAGCVMVPPVVWNHTLVLTLPLQAMAIALARQRYRAAAAVERRFRGWEATGIALAVTALTFAEGATGIDDRAVALQIFATLPPALAPLILAVYVLRFHGTQPGPGAEGALR